In the Candidatus Omnitrophota bacterium genome, one interval contains:
- a CDS encoding prepilin-type N-terminal cleavage/methylation domain-containing protein: MRKGFTLIELIVVIAIIAILAAIIAPNAFKAIEKAKIAKTIAELRVFKTAAHSLYSDTGRWPGSGGIGPIAQWVYLDNGLIWPRTPAGLNSSLFDNDDGVGNTISGWDGPYLDRRSSKSAWGGTYAMYKRYNGFPQTGSSAGDLTLVITSICYGSLNSVLSNRNCPLSEELAEIINGKIEGDNDLRFDQSTAGNFRKFLWANSGDTWEGFYHFMIGEDVL, encoded by the coding sequence ATGAGAAAAGGATTTACCCTAATCGAACTAATAGTGGTCATTGCAATTATTGCAATTTTAGCTGCCATTATTGCTCCTAATGCTTTTAAAGCTATTGAGAAGGCAAAGATTGCAAAAACTATAGCCGAATTAAGGGTTTTCAAAACTGCTGCACATTCTTTGTATTCTGATACTGGTCGATGGCCAGGCTCTGGCGGAATTGGACCTATTGCTCAGTGGGTTTATCTTGATAATGGATTAATTTGGCCGAGAACCCCTGCTGGTTTAAATAGCAGCTTGTTTGATAATGATGATGGAGTAGGAAATACAATTTCTGGTTGGGACGGACCGTATCTTGATCGCCGATCATCTAAATCCGCTTGGGGTGGAACTTATGCTATGTATAAACGTTACAATGGTTTTCCTCAAACTGGATCTAGTGCCGGCGATCTTACTCTTGTTATTACTAGCATTTGTTATGGGTCACTTAATTCAGTGCTATCTAACAGGAATTGCCCTTTGAGTGAAGAATTAGCGGAGATAATTAATGGTAAAATTGAAGGCGACAATGATTTACGTTTTGACCAATCAACCGCCGGAAATTTTAGAAAGTTCCTTTGGGCTAACTCGGGTGATACTTGGGAAGGTTTTTATCATTTCATGATTGGAGAAGACGTTTTATAG
- a CDS encoding type II secretion system protein GspG, producing the protein MKKSFTLIELIVVIAIIAILAAIIAPNAFRAIEKAKVAQVVSDLKTFKTAAVGYYGDTGQWPPDGVSWFTDEELQFFITGVGQPAGWDGPYLESWPNPPWHCEFVYGADTVHENYDWDHWVGWSYWGVVPANTDTCGASISCVPQKSATKIDVSLDDGNPSSGRVRWVSSYAGGFMNAIIIEGGQ; encoded by the coding sequence ATGAAAAAATCATTCACTCTAATCGAACTTATAGTAGTCATCGCTATTATAGCTATCCTTGCCGCAATTATTGCCCCGAATGCTTTTCGGGCTATTGAGAAGGCGAAGGTGGCTCAGGTGGTATCAGATTTAAAGACATTTAAAACAGCTGCTGTAGGTTATTATGGGGATACTGGGCAGTGGCCACCAGATGGGGTTAGTTGGTTTACTGATGAAGAGCTGCAGTTTTTCATTACTGGAGTAGGGCAACCAGCAGGCTGGGATGGACCCTATTTAGAAAGTTGGCCAAATCCACCTTGGCATTGTGAATTTGTCTATGGTGCTGATACGGTTCATGAAAATTATGATTGGGACCACTGGGTGGGGTGGTCTTATTGGGGTGTAGTGCCTGCGAATACTGATACTTGCGGTGCAAGTATTTCATGCGTTCCTCAAAAGTCAGCGACAAAGATAGATGTTAGTTTAGATGACGGTAACCCTTCTTCGGGCAGGGTTCGTTGGGTCAGCTCATATGCCGGTGGTTTCATGAATGCAATTATCATCGAAGGAGGACAGTAA
- a CDS encoding type II secretion system protein GspG, with the protein MKKSFTLIELIVVIAIIAILAAIIAPNAFRAIEKAKITKTIADLKAIKTAIGAMYADTGKFPSGCIAFTVNDPEVNLDTAQAGLVSEPPVGIFTGATGGTCEWTQANVNSWDGPYLESGQVKDVWHSAYHYDPDYYYCINGYLSPAGDGPITNCGDAPVAQTCLEVCGGAFNCGFPVIQSFGPDKSGYGCDDIIVKMTLN; encoded by the coding sequence ATGAAAAAATCATTTACTCTCATTGAACTAATTGTAGTCATAGCTATCATTGCTATCCTTGCTGCAATCATTGCTCCCAATGCCTTTCGTGCCATTGAGAAAGCTAAAATTACAAAAACCATTGCTGATCTAAAAGCCATAAAAACTGCCATTGGGGCTATGTATGCTGATACTGGAAAATTTCCCAGCGGCTGTATTGCCTTTACCGTCAATGACCCTGAAGTTAATTTAGATACGGCACAGGCAGGGTTGGTATCCGAACCTCCGGTTGGAATTTTTACTGGCGCTACCGGCGGCACTTGTGAGTGGACCCAAGCTAATGTCAATTCTTGGGATGGTCCTTACCTTGAAAGCGGGCAAGTAAAGGATGTTTGGCATTCAGCATATCATTATGACCCTGATTATTATTATTGCATAAATGGATATTTAAGCCCAGCTGGAGACGGGCCAATAACTAATTGCGGTGACGCTCCGGTAGCTCAAACTTGTCTAGAGGTATGCGGCGGCGCCTTTAACTGTGGCTTTCCAGTAATACAATCATTTGGCCCTGACAAAAGCGGTTATGGTTGTGATGATATTATAGTAAAAATGACACTCAATTAG
- a CDS encoding PilZ domain-containing protein, producing MRVNERKHFRLKAKLNVFRCPVKYLFEHNALSEDISEDGICLMTPYKLDIGERMDLSIYVPEKKEPIIATAEVVRRNETNDRNYPYLIGMKFRKISQDSKKQILDHIRFYLLKE from the coding sequence ATGAGAGTTAATGAAAGAAAACACTTCAGACTTAAAGCAAAATTAAACGTATTTCGCTGTCCGGTTAAATACCTATTTGAGCACAATGCCTTGAGTGAGGATATTTCCGAAGACGGGATATGCTTAATGACCCCTTATAAGTTAGACATAGGTGAGAGAATGGACCTAAGCATATATGTTCCTGAGAAAAAAGAACCTATCATCGCTACTGCCGAGGTAGTAAGGAGAAACGAGACTAACGATCGCAACTATCCTTATTTGATAGGCATGAAATTTCGAAAGATCAGCCAGGATTCAAAAAAACAGATTCTGGATCATATCCGATTTTATCTTTTGAAAGAATAA
- the hisF gene encoding imidazole glycerol phosphate synthase subunit HisF, which produces MLAKRIIPCLDIKDGRVVKGVNFINLRDAGDPVENAHIYEKEGADELVFLDITASPEKRSTTVELVRRVAEVVFMPFTVGGGVRTVSDIRKLLLAGAEKVSLNTAAVKNPQIISDASGVFGGQCIVVAIDAKLNSKTNKWEVYVNGGRTPTGLDVLRWAKKVERLGAGEILLTSMDFDGTKEGFDIVLTKAVSESVNIPVIASGGAGRLKDFFEVFEKTKATAGLAASIFHYREIEIGEIKKYLQKKGVTVRV; this is translated from the coding sequence ATGTTAGCAAAAAGGATCATTCCCTGTCTTGATATAAAGGATGGCCGAGTCGTAAAAGGGGTTAATTTTATTAACCTACGCGATGCTGGAGACCCGGTAGAGAATGCCCATATTTACGAGAAAGAGGGAGCTGATGAGTTGGTATTTTTGGACATTACCGCAAGTCCTGAGAAACGATCAACTACCGTAGAATTGGTTCGTCGGGTGGCTGAGGTTGTGTTTATGCCTTTTACCGTCGGTGGTGGGGTAAGAACTGTTAGCGATATCCGTAAACTTCTTTTAGCTGGAGCAGAAAAAGTATCTTTGAATACCGCGGCAGTTAAAAATCCTCAGATTATTAGTGATGCTAGTGGAGTTTTTGGGGGTCAATGTATTGTTGTGGCTATCGATGCAAAGCTAAATTCAAAAACTAATAAGTGGGAAGTCTATGTGAATGGTGGTCGGACTCCGACCGGTTTAGATGTTTTAAGGTGGGCGAAAAAGGTCGAAAGATTGGGAGCCGGTGAAATTCTTCTTACCAGCATGGATTTTGACGGGACTAAGGAAGGCTTTGATATAGTTTTAACTAAGGCAGTATCCGAAAGCGTGAATATCCCGGTGATTGCTTCTGGTGGCGCTGGTAGACTTAAAGATTTTTTTGAAGTTTTTGAAAAGACTAAGGCTACTGCTGGGCTGGCAGCTTCAATATTTCACTATAGAGAGATTGAAATCGGCGAAATTAAAAAATATTTGCAAAAAAAAGGGGTGACGGTGAGAGTATGA
- the hisI gene encoding phosphoribosyl-AMP cyclohydrolase → MIKKARVKSRKTKSKRLIIPSLKFDKNGLIPAIVQDKKSGDVLMVAYMNKESLKITLKEKRTCFYSRSRKVLWRKGETSGHIQKVKGVYYDCDKDALLIKVEQHGVACHTGSWSCFYRKI, encoded by the coding sequence ATGATAAAAAAAGCTAGAGTAAAAAGCCGAAAAACCAAAAGCAAACGCTTGATAATTCCGAGTCTTAAATTTGATAAGAATGGGTTAATTCCGGCAATTGTTCAGGATAAAAAAAGCGGCGATGTTTTAATGGTTGCTTATATGAACAAGGAGTCTTTGAAAATTACCTTAAAAGAAAAAAGAACCTGTTTTTACTCTCGTTCACGAAAAGTCCTTTGGAGAAAGGGGGAGACTAGCGGGCATATTCAGAAAGTTAAAGGTGTTTATTATGATTGTGATAAAGACGCTCTTTTAATAAAAGTAGAGCAGCACGGCGTGGCTTGCCATACAGGTTCCTGGAGTTGTTTTTACCGAAAGATATAG
- the trpE gene encoding anthranilate synthase component I, with the protein MRISPTLKQFKRFAKENNLIVFSEKFSTGRLTPLSVYHSLARKIKGESFLLESVEGQGKVCRYSFLGFEPICTFKSKGKTIYITKGKTRSFKTKKDPCYELKRIMSTFKVAPKENLRFFGGFVGYLGYDLVRFYEPIGKNLPDLLKDYDTYLILPKFLIIFDHLKSQIEILSFVSISAKNNLVKVYEKEKKVLQDLYKKIANCRELPKLATTALKLKLKSNFRQENFLNGVKKAKDYIKSGEIIQTVLSQRFSVPFKGDTFSAYRQLRKLNPSPYMFYLNFAKVKLCGSSPEMLLRCEKKTLFTHPIAGTRKRGRNRNEDECLEKSLLADPKEKAEHIMLVDLARNDLGRVAQRATVDVSRFMQVERFSHVMHIVSEVRAKLKKDEDIFSSLISCFPAGTVSGAPKVRAMQIINELEPDRRGIYAGCVGYFSFTKSLDTCIIIRTIVFKGQKAYIQAGAGIVADSVPAKEYKEIVNKAKAQILALELSG; encoded by the coding sequence ATGAGGATAAGTCCAACTTTAAAGCAGTTTAAGAGATTCGCTAAGGAAAACAATCTTATTGTTTTTTCCGAGAAGTTTTCTACTGGTCGGCTGACGCCGCTATCGGTCTATCATAGTTTAGCTAGAAAAATTAAAGGCGAAAGCTTTCTTTTGGAATCAGTGGAAGGCCAGGGAAAGGTTTGTCGTTATTCATTTTTGGGTTTTGAGCCAATTTGTACCTTTAAAAGCAAAGGAAAAACAATATATATAACTAAAGGCAAAACCCGTAGCTTTAAAACTAAAAAAGACCCTTGTTATGAGCTTAAACGAATAATGAGCACTTTTAAAGTTGCCCCTAAGGAGAATTTACGTTTTTTTGGTGGGTTTGTTGGTTATCTTGGTTATGACTTAGTCCGTTTTTATGAGCCGATTGGGAAAAACTTGCCTGACTTGCTTAAAGATTATGATACTTATTTAATTCTTCCTAAATTTTTGATTATTTTTGATCACCTAAAGTCTCAGATAGAGATACTTTCTTTTGTGTCGATTAGCGCAAAAAATAATTTGGTTAAGGTTTATGAAAAGGAAAAGAAAGTTCTCCAGGATTTATACAAGAAAATAGCTAATTGTCGAGAGTTGCCAAAATTGGCAACCACAGCCTTAAAATTAAAACTTAAGTCTAATTTTAGACAGGAAAATTTTTTGAATGGAGTTAAAAAAGCAAAAGATTATATAAAATCGGGAGAGATAATCCAGACCGTTCTTTCACAAAGATTTTCGGTGCCTTTTAAGGGAGATACTTTTAGTGCTTATCGTCAGTTGAGAAAACTTAATCCGTCGCCTTATATGTTTTATTTAAATTTCGCTAAGGTGAAATTGTGCGGTTCATCGCCGGAGATGCTTTTGCGTTGCGAGAAGAAAACTCTTTTTACCCATCCGATTGCTGGTACTCGAAAAAGAGGTCGCAATCGCAATGAGGATGAGTGCCTTGAGAAATCGCTTTTGGCTGACCCTAAGGAAAAGGCCGAGCACATTATGTTGGTGGATTTGGCGCGAAATGATCTAGGTCGGGTAGCTCAAAGAGCAACAGTTGATGTTTCACGATTCATGCAGGTTGAGCGGTTTTCACATGTTATGCATATTGTTAGTGAAGTTCGGGCCAAGCTTAAAAAAGATGAAGATATTTTTTCATCTTTGATAAGTTGCTTTCCGGCCGGCACAGTGAGTGGAGCGCCAAAGGTTCGAGCGATGCAGATCATCAATGAACTTGAGCCTGATCGGCGAGGAATCTATGCTGGATGTGTAGGATATTTTTCCTTCACAAAAAGCCTAGATACCTGTATAATAATCCGCACTATTGTTTTTAAAGGCCAAAAAGCCTATATTCAGGCTGGGGCAGGGATTGTGGCTGATTCAGTACCAGCCAAAGAGTATAAGGAAATTGTTAATAAAGCTAAAGCTCAAATATTGGCACTTGAGCTTAGCGGATAG
- the rpsP gene encoding 30S ribosomal protein S16: protein MLRIRLQRPGKSVKGKRHYKIVVIERGRARDAGFKAELGYYNPAEKLLKVDIDKYDAWFKKGAQPTETVASLYKKYKKIDKK from the coding sequence ATGCTTAGAATAAGATTACAGAGGCCAGGGAAATCAGTTAAAGGTAAGCGTCATTACAAAATAGTAGTTATTGAGCGAGGCAGGGCTCGTGATGCAGGCTTTAAGGCCGAACTCGGTTACTATAATCCGGCAGAGAAGCTACTTAAGGTGGATATCGATAAGTATGACGCTTGGTTTAAGAAAGGAGCTCAGCCTACAGAGACTGTGGCTTCACTGTATAAAAAATATAAGAAGATAGATAAAAAGTAA
- the yajC gene encoding preprotein translocase subunit YajC → MQANAGIVNFIPLLVIFGIFYFLIIKPQQKKQKDHQEMVKNLKKNDEIITAGGIHGTIVQVKDKTLGVRIDENAKVEIDKIAVAQVKKVR, encoded by the coding sequence ATGCAAGCTAATGCTGGAATTGTTAATTTTATACCACTTTTAGTGATCTTTGGGATTTTTTACTTTTTGATCATTAAGCCGCAACAGAAAAAGCAAAAGGATCACCAAGAGATGGTTAAGAATTTGAAAAAGAATGATGAAATAATTACTGCCGGAGGAATTCACGGAACAATTGTTCAGGTGAAAGATAAAACTCTTGGTGTGCGGATTGATGAAAATGCTAAAGTAGAGATCGATAAGATAGCAGTTGCTCAAGTAAAAAAGGTGCGTTAA
- the secD gene encoding protein translocase subunit SecD, with translation MIKKADLKLRLALIVGLVVWSFFYVFPLEKKINLGLDLKGGMYVLLRADTSGLATDKKANAISAAVEKIRNRIDSFGVKETSIQVQGLNSILVQVPGLVNREMVDKLKQVGKLEFKIVEDDEEKVTSALGGEVPEGYELKKYDDTRLLLKQEAALVGSDLSESFVGFDSYGLAEVRLKFTSEGTKAFAEATEQNVGERLAIVLDGVVKSAPVIREPILSGEAQISGDFSVDEARLIVSVLNSGALPIPLTVEEERSVGPLLGSDSIRRGVSSILLGALLVVVFVVIYYLFGGFITIFCLALDLLFILGGLHLFKGTLTLPGIAGMILTLGMAVDANVLIFERIREELSLHKPLGLAVKNGFNKAKRTIVDANITTLIAAFFLFYYGTGPIKGFATTLSLGIVASIFTSVFVGRTIFSVLLDRRLKKFPMLSLIGSPKINFVKLRGICSIASLIAVFLGMFYFYSNQDKVYGIDFEGGQVLEYKITPPADTEDVRQILKGKGFVDLVIQEFSDIPGGVIIKSKDDIGYELEKTLKDNFDQVDELRVTTIGPTVGKILRQKAYLAILLSLLGILVYIAFRFKHFDFALAAVIALFHDVFITLGILCFVGFKVDLLVVTALLTIAGYSINDTIVIYDRIREIEPRFKRSSLGEVINLAINSTLSRTIITSLTTLMVVVSIYILGGEALKGFSFALLIGIVAGTYSSVYIASPLVLLFRKTRA, from the coding sequence ATGATAAAAAAAGCAGACCTAAAATTAAGGCTAGCTCTAATCGTTGGTTTGGTGGTTTGGAGCTTTTTTTATGTTTTTCCTTTAGAGAAAAAGATAAATCTTGGTCTTGATTTAAAAGGTGGTATGTATGTTCTTTTGCGGGCCGATACCTCGGGTCTAGCTACTGATAAGAAGGCTAATGCAATAAGTGCGGCGGTTGAGAAGATCCGTAACCGAATTGATAGCTTCGGAGTCAAGGAGACTTCGATCCAGGTTCAAGGCTTAAACTCTATTTTAGTTCAGGTTCCCGGTTTAGTTAATCGTGAAATGGTAGACAAGTTAAAGCAGGTCGGGAAATTGGAGTTTAAAATAGTTGAAGATGATGAAGAAAAAGTTACCAGTGCTTTAGGCGGCGAAGTACCCGAAGGCTATGAATTAAAGAAATATGATGATACCCGTCTTTTGCTTAAGCAAGAGGCAGCCTTGGTTGGCTCTGATCTTTCTGAGAGTTTTGTTGGATTTGATTCTTATGGATTAGCTGAGGTACGTTTGAAGTTCACTTCAGAAGGTACTAAGGCTTTTGCTGAGGCGACTGAACAAAATGTTGGGGAGCGCTTGGCAATTGTTTTAGATGGAGTAGTCAAAAGTGCTCCGGTAATCCGTGAACCGATATTGAGCGGTGAAGCGCAGATTTCTGGAGATTTTTCGGTAGATGAAGCCCGATTAATTGTTTCGGTATTAAACTCTGGTGCGTTGCCTATTCCTTTAACCGTAGAGGAAGAAAGAAGCGTAGGTCCACTTCTTGGTTCTGATTCAATACGTAGAGGGGTATCTTCAATTCTTCTTGGGGCGCTTTTAGTAGTTGTTTTTGTAGTTATTTATTATCTTTTTGGCGGCTTTATAACTATTTTTTGTCTTGCTCTAGACTTGCTATTTATTCTCGGTGGTTTACATCTTTTTAAAGGAACTCTTACCCTTCCCGGTATCGCCGGCATGATTCTAACCTTAGGTATGGCCGTTGACGCCAATGTTTTAATTTTTGAAAGAATTCGTGAGGAGCTCAGCCTACATAAACCTTTGGGTTTGGCGGTTAAGAATGGTTTTAATAAAGCCAAGCGTACTATAGTTGATGCTAACATAACCACCTTGATCGCAGCCTTCTTTTTGTTTTATTATGGAACTGGACCGATAAAGGGTTTTGCTACTACACTTTCTTTAGGTATAGTTGCCAGTATCTTTACTTCTGTATTTGTCGGAAGAACAATTTTTTCAGTGCTTTTGGATAGACGTTTAAAAAAGTTTCCGATGCTTTCACTTATTGGCTCTCCGAAGATTAATTTTGTTAAATTAAGAGGTATTTGCAGTATCGCTTCTTTAATCGCTGTATTTTTAGGAATGTTTTATTTTTATTCTAATCAAGATAAGGTTTACGGTATCGATTTTGAGGGCGGGCAAGTTCTTGAGTACAAGATTACACCGCCTGCCGACACTGAAGATGTCCGCCAAATATTAAAAGGTAAGGGTTTTGTTGATTTAGTAATTCAGGAGTTTAGCGATATTCCGGGAGGAGTTATAATTAAGAGTAAGGATGATATCGGCTATGAGCTAGAGAAAACCTTAAAAGACAATTTTGATCAGGTTGATGAACTTAGAGTCACGACCATTGGTCCGACTGTTGGTAAGATTCTAAGGCAGAAGGCTTATCTGGCGATTTTGCTTTCTCTTTTAGGGATACTTGTTTATATAGCTTTTCGTTTCAAACACTTTGATTTTGCTTTAGCTGCGGTAATTGCTCTTTTCCACGATGTTTTTATAACTTTGGGTATACTTTGTTTTGTCGGCTTCAAGGTTGATCTTTTGGTTGTTACTGCTTTACTTACAATCGCCGGTTATTCGATAAACGATACGATTGTAATTTATGATCGAATACGTGAAATCGAACCACGCTTTAAGCGAAGCTCATTGGGCGAAGTTATTAATTTAGCCATAAATAGTACCTTGTCCCGAACGATAATCACATCGCTCACTACACTCATGGTGGTTGTGTCGATATATATACTCGGTGGAGAGGCGCTTAAAGGGTTTTCCTTTGCTCTTTTAATCGGAATCGTTGCCGGTACTTACTCTTCGGTTTATATTGCCTCCCCCTTAGTGCTTCTTTTTAGAAAGACTCGTGCTTGA
- a CDS encoding DEAD/DEAH box helicase — translation MLETFKIYPHKRISLQEITKKLLSLGYRRFDQVAQEGDFSIRGDTLEIFPANFSYPLRVEWEFETINKIFSFDKSFNKKILDYDFLFLIPCLKKRKRYISEDSPISAVLQIKKGDYVVHSRYGIGVFCGLNKLIVRNKEDYYFEIEYENKDKLYVSREEAHLIQKYSNFNLNRPRLTRLGSRDWPRLKEKVEKGIKHFAVSILRMEAQRKIIGGFKYAEDDSWQKKFEQGFPYRETLDQAKATIDTKNDMQRTGCMDRIICGDVGYGKTEVAMRAAFKAASCGRQVAFLVPTTILAYQHYINLTKRLSGFPFYVEMLSRFRSGSEQKNILTKLKEGKIDIIVGTHRLLSGDVDFKDLGLLIIDEEHKFGVTHKDKIKKLRVRIDILSLTATPIPRTLYMSLVGLKNISLIKTPPKQRLAIKTEMISFNPEHLKDIIVREAKRGGQVFLIHNRIETIDRIENALRKVLPKELRMEVIHGRLPTKEIEEVMLEFINQKIDCLLSTAIVESGIDIPTANTIIINDAYRFGLADLHQLRGRVGRHNVQAYCYLVIPPKHSVSSDAIKRLKMIEEFSHLGAGFEIAMRDLELRGAGNILGRQQHGFIWMVGFDLYCRMLKKEIEYLKEAFKIGMS, via the coding sequence GTGCTTGAAACATTCAAGATCTATCCTCACAAGCGAATTTCGCTTCAAGAAATAACTAAAAAACTACTTTCTTTGGGTTATCGACGTTTCGACCAGGTAGCTCAAGAAGGAGATTTTTCTATCCGTGGTGATACCTTAGAGATTTTTCCAGCTAATTTTAGCTACCCTTTAAGAGTTGAATGGGAATTCGAGACGATTAACAAAATTTTTTCTTTTGATAAGTCTTTTAATAAGAAAATTCTTGATTATGATTTTCTTTTTTTGATCCCTTGCCTAAAGAAGCGTAAACGCTACATTTCCGAAGATTCGCCAATTTCAGCGGTATTACAAATTAAAAAAGGTGATTACGTAGTTCATAGCCGTTATGGGATAGGTGTATTTTGCGGTTTAAATAAGTTAATTGTAAGGAATAAGGAAGATTATTATTTTGAGATTGAATACGAAAATAAAGATAAGCTTTATGTGTCTAGAGAAGAAGCTCACCTTATTCAGAAATATTCTAATTTTAACTTAAACCGGCCACGGCTCACCCGTCTTGGTAGCCGAGATTGGCCGCGCCTTAAAGAGAAGGTTGAAAAGGGTATCAAGCATTTTGCTGTATCAATTTTGCGCATGGAGGCTCAAAGAAAAATAATCGGCGGGTTTAAATATGCTGAGGATGATTCCTGGCAGAAAAAGTTTGAACAGGGTTTTCCTTATCGAGAGACGCTTGATCAAGCTAAAGCCACGATTGATACAAAGAATGATATGCAGCGGACTGGTTGTATGGATCGAATAATTTGTGGTGATGTCGGTTATGGTAAAACTGAAGTTGCAATGCGAGCAGCTTTTAAGGCGGCTAGTTGTGGTCGGCAGGTGGCTTTTTTAGTTCCGACTACAATTCTTGCGTATCAGCATTATATAAATTTAACAAAAAGATTGTCTGGTTTTCCTTTTTACGTTGAAATGCTTTCTCGGTTTCGTTCAGGCTCCGAGCAAAAAAATATTTTAACTAAATTAAAAGAGGGTAAGATCGATATTATTGTCGGTACTCATCGTCTTTTATCCGGCGATGTCGATTTTAAGGATTTGGGTCTTTTGATTATCGATGAGGAGCATAAGTTTGGGGTGACCCATAAGGACAAGATAAAAAAACTGAGAGTGCGTATAGATATTCTTAGTCTTACCGCAACACCAATACCACGTACTCTTTATATGAGTTTAGTCGGTTTAAAAAATATATCCTTAATAAAAACACCACCTAAACAGCGCTTGGCGATTAAAACTGAAATGATATCTTTTAATCCTGAACATTTAAAAGATATAATTGTTCGGGAGGCAAAGCGTGGTGGCCAGGTTTTTCTCATTCATAATCGTATCGAAACCATAGATCGCATCGAGAACGCTCTAAGAAAGGTTTTACCTAAAGAGTTAAGGATGGAGGTTATTCATGGAAGGCTTCCTACTAAAGAAATAGAGGAAGTGATGCTTGAATTTATTAATCAAAAGATAGATTGTTTGCTGTCGACGGCAATCGTTGAATCGGGGATAGATATTCCTACGGCCAATACAATTATTATCAACGATGCTTATAGATTTGGTTTGGCTGATTTGCATCAGCTGCGGGGTAGAGTTGGCAGGCATAATGTTCAAGCTTATTGTTATTTGGTTATTCCGCCTAAACATAGTGTATCTTCTGATGCGATTAAACGTCTTAAGATGATTGAGGAATTTTCTCATCTTGGAGCTGGTTTTGAGATAGCAATGCGAGATTTGGAGCTTCGAGGTGCCGGAAATATTTTAGGTCGCCAGCAGCACGGATTTATTTGGATGGTTGGTTTTGACCTATATTGTCGAATGCTTAAAAAAGAGATTGAATATTTAAAAGAAGCGTTTAAGATAGGTATGAGTTAG
- a CDS encoding SurA N-terminal domain-containing protein: protein MFRKTNKKYLILGLVIGSVCLFGLTLRVNAEAVAKIIAKVNKQVITSRDLDEYCKVLQFKLSDSRDNIPSEDVEFRKIALSRLIEDKLILDEAKRIKMEIPRALVEDRLNEIIKSHPSREVFEESLEERGLTVTKLKEKIREQYLMRELIQMQVKSSIAISPQELNSYYSENKSQMLSPAGYIFYIATSKDEGSLNQIVDKIKTEGIAKALGDYQDELIRMESAEDELKPQIVGILEKLKGGQSEVAKMEETYYLVYMESKIDPRELTLSEAQEAIRGYLWDQKFKQKFSEWVKELKEMSVIKIYNE, encoded by the coding sequence GTGTTTAGAAAAACTAATAAGAAGTATTTAATTCTTGGGTTGGTTATTGGTTCTGTTTGTTTATTTGGCTTAACTTTAAGAGTAAACGCTGAGGCGGTAGCTAAGATAATCGCTAAGGTCAATAAGCAAGTAATAACCTCTCGAGATTTGGATGAGTATTGCAAGGTTTTGCAGTTTAAATTAAGTGATTCTCGGGATAATATTCCTTCCGAAGATGTTGAGTTTCGGAAAATAGCTCTTAGTAGGTTAATTGAAGATAAGCTTATTCTTGATGAGGCAAAAAGAATAAAGATGGAAATCCCTCGGGCTTTGGTTGAGGATCGTCTTAATGAGATTATTAAATCTCATCCTTCGCGTGAGGTTTTTGAGGAATCTTTAGAAGAACGAGGACTTACAGTTACCAAATTAAAGGAAAAAATAAGAGAGCAGTACTTAATGCGTGAACTTATACAGATGCAGGTAAAGTCTTCAATTGCTATATCGCCACAAGAGTTAAATAGTTATTACTCTGAGAATAAGAGCCAAATGCTTTCTCCGGCAGGATACATTTTTTATATCGCTACCTCTAAAGATGAGGGTAGTCTTAATCAGATAGTTGATAAAATTAAAACTGAGGGCATAGCTAAGGCTCTCGGTGACTATCAGGATGAGTTGATAAGGATGGAGTCGGCTGAAGATGAGTTGAAACCTCAGATAGTCGGCATTCTTGAGAAACTTAAAGGTGGTCAAAGTGAAGTGGCTAAAATGGAAGAGACTTATTATTTAGTTTACATGGAGAGCAAAATAGACCCTAGAGAGCTTACTCTTTCTGAGGCCCAAGAGGCAATTCGTGGTTATCTTTGGGATCAGAAATTCAAACAAAAATTTAGTGAGTGGGTTAAAGAGTTGAAAGAGATGTCGGTAATAAAAATTTATAATGAGTAA